A part of Microbacterium terregens genomic DNA contains:
- a CDS encoding AAA family ATPase produces the protein MRQLLDDGLRLHPGITFLVGENGSGKSTILEGIALAYGMSPEGGSTSAQHATRPTESPLSQWLDLQRGVGASRWGFFLRAETMHSFYTYLEANPSTGGEPKFHEMSHGESFLAILDTRFDAPAFYCLDEPEAALSFTSTLSLISTLQQIADYGGQILCATHSPVLAAMPGARIIEVGPWEMRPSNWDDLVLVRQWKSYLQSPERYLRHLLDP, from the coding sequence GTGCGCCAACTCTTGGACGACGGCCTCCGACTTCACCCCGGCATTACCTTCCTTGTCGGTGAGAACGGATCGGGCAAGTCCACGATCCTCGAGGGCATCGCTCTCGCATACGGCATGTCCCCGGAGGGCGGTTCAACTTCCGCCCAACACGCAACGCGACCGACTGAATCGCCCCTCTCGCAATGGTTGGACCTCCAGCGGGGAGTCGGCGCGAGCAGGTGGGGCTTCTTTCTGCGCGCGGAGACCATGCACTCGTTTTACACGTACCTCGAGGCAAACCCCTCCACGGGAGGCGAGCCGAAGTTCCATGAGATGAGCCATGGCGAATCCTTCTTGGCCATCCTCGACACGCGATTCGACGCCCCCGCCTTCTACTGCCTCGACGAGCCCGAGGCGGCGCTATCGTTCACGTCCACCCTCAGCCTCATATCGACTTTGCAGCAGATCGCTGACTACGGAGGTCAAATCCTCTGCGCCACGCACTCTCCGGTTCTTGCCGCCATGCCTGGAGCCCGCATCATCGAAGTCGGACCGTGGGAGATGCGACCGTCCAACTGGGACGATCTGGTTCTTGTCCGGCAGTGGAAGTCCTACCTGCAATCGCCCGAACGGTATCTCAGACATTTGCTCGATCCGTAG
- the narH gene encoding nitrate reductase subunit beta, with amino-acid sequence MKVMAQMSMVMNLDKCIGCHTCSVTCKQAWTNRTGVEYVWFNNVETRPGVGYPRGYEDQDKWGGGWVLNKRGRLKLRSGGRLAKLSRIFSNPKLPEIHDYYEPWTYDYDMLLNAPRGAQVPVARPKSLLTGENMKISWSANWDDNLGGSLETMQDDPILKKMSESVKAEFEKAFMFYLPRICEHCLNPSCVASCPSGAMYKRAEDGIVLVDQDACRGWRMCVSGCPYKKVYFNHKTGKAEKCTMCYPRIEVGLPTVCSETCVGRLRYLGLVLYDADRVAAAASVEDDKDLLKAQRQIILDPHDPAVIEGARQGNIPEDWIEAAQRSPIWKLMQYEVALPLHPEYRTMPMVWYIPPLSPVVDVVSGSGNDGEDARTLFAAIDKLRIPIGYLAELFTAGDIAPVDHALRRLAAMRSYMRGINLDDERDERIARAVGMTGTQVEEMYRLLAIAKYEDRYVIPSAHTEQAHALEEMACSLDYEDGPGMGGAGPFGSSSGKSVPVAVENFHVLQNRQTADRPSSPGRVNLLNWDGNGSDGLFPPEADSAAHGTGSVPETGTAKGGS; translated from the coding sequence ATGAAGGTCATGGCCCAGATGTCGATGGTGATGAACCTCGACAAGTGCATCGGATGCCACACCTGTTCGGTGACGTGCAAGCAGGCGTGGACGAATCGCACCGGAGTGGAATACGTGTGGTTCAACAACGTCGAGACCCGTCCCGGCGTCGGCTACCCGCGCGGCTATGAGGACCAGGACAAGTGGGGCGGCGGCTGGGTGCTCAACAAGCGCGGCCGCCTGAAGCTGCGCAGCGGCGGGCGCCTGGCCAAACTCTCGCGGATCTTCTCCAATCCGAAGCTGCCCGAGATACACGACTACTACGAGCCGTGGACCTACGACTACGACATGCTCCTGAATGCGCCGCGCGGCGCACAGGTGCCCGTCGCCCGTCCGAAGAGCCTGCTGACCGGCGAGAACATGAAGATCTCGTGGTCGGCCAACTGGGATGACAACCTCGGCGGATCGCTCGAGACCATGCAGGACGACCCGATCCTGAAGAAGATGAGCGAGTCGGTGAAGGCCGAGTTCGAGAAGGCCTTCATGTTCTACCTGCCGCGCATCTGCGAGCACTGCCTCAACCCGTCGTGTGTTGCCTCATGCCCTTCCGGCGCGATGTACAAACGCGCCGAAGACGGCATCGTGCTCGTCGACCAGGATGCGTGCCGAGGCTGGCGCATGTGCGTCTCGGGGTGCCCGTACAAGAAGGTCTACTTCAACCACAAGACCGGCAAGGCCGAGAAGTGCACGATGTGCTACCCGCGCATCGAGGTGGGACTCCCGACCGTCTGCTCCGAAACCTGCGTCGGGCGGCTGCGCTATCTCGGCCTGGTCCTCTACGACGCCGATCGCGTCGCCGCGGCGGCCAGCGTCGAGGACGACAAGGACCTCCTGAAGGCGCAGCGCCAGATCATCCTCGACCCGCACGACCCTGCCGTCATCGAAGGCGCCCGGCAGGGCAACATCCCCGAAGACTGGATCGAGGCGGCTCAGCGCAGCCCGATCTGGAAGCTCATGCAGTACGAGGTCGCACTCCCGCTGCACCCGGAGTACCGCACGATGCCCATGGTCTGGTACATCCCCCCGCTGTCTCCCGTCGTGGATGTCGTCTCGGGCTCCGGCAACGACGGCGAAGACGCGCGCACGCTGTTCGCGGCGATCGACAAGCTGCGCATCCCGATCGGCTACCTGGCCGAGCTGTTCACCGCCGGCGACATCGCACCCGTCGATCATGCTCTCCGGCGCCTCGCCGCCATGCGGTCCTACATGCGCGGCATCAACCTCGACGACGAGCGCGACGAGCGCATCGCCCGAGCGGTCGGGATGACCGGCACCCAGGTCGAGGAGATGTACCGCCTGCTTGCGATCGCGAAGTACGAAGACCGTTACGTCATCCCTTCGGCCCACACCGAACAGGCGCACGCGCTGGAGGAGATGGCGTGCTCCCTCGACTACGAAGACGGGCCGGGGATGGGCGGTGCTGGGCCGTTCGGATCGTCCAGCGGCAAGTCGGTGCCGGTCGCGGTGGAGAACTTCCACGTGCTCCAGAACCGCCAGACCGCCGACCGTCCCTCGTCGCCGGGCCGCGTGAACCTGCTCAACTGGGACGGCAACGGCTCAGATGGGCTGTTCCCCCCCGAAGCCGACAGCGCGGCGCACGGCACGGGCTCGGTGCCCGAGACCGGCACGGCGAAGGGGGGATCATGA
- a CDS encoding AAA family ATPase has translation MRGGLRTWKRGAEGRGIRNAISYAFDGTCDAHRTSLDGATAALSYSGGQAVRRYTVVHGAIARDTLDTGQLRHWIQGENPQTGTQRGKPHCTDNAALLLDGTINFPKSYSVAALLDPAVAREFEALQDRIRDRTILLWQRELNARRGPAGCIREDIARLEVVELQHRRSRALDPHIHRHLWLNMKVQGVDGKWSSLDSRVAMKFHTVVNAEGELAARTDPRWITALAAHGYTLDDDGEIAQLAHVVRPLSRRSNKIELNRSRLIEAWRSEHPGREPGADDLHHIDTLAWAQGRPGKPAHLDEAEWEERVRTELAAIDPLLLWDRSPAHLEPTSIADLDRDLLAQMALVDADARSVSSGGRFSPWDVRAGAIRAVARSGATADRATLDELIDDVVARAVVDTTDLVPDDTTKPLHIKALMGSETVLLKLRVGNRFAALAAPGALPYQEQMRELAARHAGEQGGLDDAQLAAASAIAGSSRLVSITGPAGSGKTTLLRVARDALRLQRRTLVLVAPTKKAAVVAEREVGVTASSLHALLADYGWRWEDDAAGGQRWSRLGIGKIDEATGQRYFGPQRFVLRRGDRIVVDEAGMVDLRSADALASVLEETGAGIAMIGDPLQAAPVGHVGAMALLTRSADNVVELRAVHRFADSQYGELTLRLRNVSSAVAATAIAAELDTGGHISRVSSTDAAHDAMVDAWFARVRCGERLALVVATNDDADAISEAIQQRRLDAGELTADAVALGRGGQRMLVGDVIQTRRNDRAADVQNRATWIITSIDDDRLSLANLADSTEQRTIRAEYAAESAHLAYASTVHGIQGETVDTSIVGPGVDAAGLYVGLTRGRGWNEAIVVAGSADAARAELADAMRRGVPEPTIEDSRRAAQIDLSRAARRVVAPAAMDPVVRPAASRGGPGM, from the coding sequence ATGCGAGGCGGACTGCGAACCTGGAAACGAGGCGCCGAGGGCCGCGGCATCCGCAACGCCATCTCCTACGCCTTCGATGGAACCTGCGACGCCCACCGCACTTCGCTCGATGGAGCGACCGCTGCGCTGAGCTACAGCGGGGGCCAGGCAGTCCGCCGGTACACGGTCGTTCACGGTGCGATCGCTCGCGACACCCTCGACACCGGTCAGCTTCGCCATTGGATCCAGGGTGAGAATCCGCAGACGGGGACGCAGCGCGGCAAGCCGCACTGCACCGACAACGCCGCTCTGCTTCTCGACGGCACGATCAACTTCCCGAAGTCGTACAGTGTGGCGGCTCTGCTCGACCCTGCTGTTGCCCGGGAGTTCGAAGCACTGCAAGACCGGATTCGGGACCGCACCATTCTGCTGTGGCAACGCGAACTTAACGCGCGCCGAGGTCCCGCTGGATGCATCCGAGAAGACATCGCCCGCCTCGAGGTCGTGGAGCTGCAGCACCGCCGTTCGCGTGCACTCGACCCGCACATCCACCGGCATCTGTGGCTGAACATGAAGGTGCAGGGTGTCGACGGCAAGTGGTCGAGCCTCGACTCGCGCGTGGCGATGAAGTTCCACACCGTGGTCAACGCGGAGGGCGAGCTCGCCGCGCGCACCGACCCGCGGTGGATCACGGCACTCGCAGCCCATGGGTACACGCTCGACGACGATGGCGAGATCGCGCAGCTCGCGCATGTAGTGCGTCCGCTGTCGCGCCGCTCCAACAAGATCGAGCTCAACCGTTCTCGCCTCATCGAGGCCTGGCGGAGCGAGCACCCGGGTCGAGAGCCCGGCGCCGATGACCTGCATCACATCGATACCCTCGCGTGGGCGCAGGGACGACCCGGCAAGCCCGCCCACCTCGACGAAGCGGAGTGGGAGGAGCGGGTGCGCACCGAACTCGCTGCCATCGACCCCCTCTTGCTGTGGGATCGCAGTCCGGCGCACCTCGAGCCCACCTCGATCGCCGACCTCGACCGTGACCTGCTCGCGCAGATGGCACTCGTGGATGCCGACGCTCGATCAGTCTCGAGTGGCGGCCGATTCTCGCCCTGGGACGTCCGCGCCGGAGCGATCCGAGCCGTTGCGCGAAGCGGAGCGACCGCCGATCGTGCAACCCTCGACGAACTGATCGACGACGTGGTCGCACGGGCCGTCGTCGACACCACGGACCTCGTGCCAGACGACACCACCAAGCCGCTCCACATCAAGGCGCTCATGGGCTCGGAGACGGTCCTTCTGAAGCTCCGCGTCGGCAATCGCTTCGCCGCCCTCGCAGCGCCAGGCGCACTTCCGTATCAGGAGCAGATGCGCGAGCTCGCGGCTAGGCATGCGGGGGAGCAGGGCGGACTCGACGATGCGCAACTGGCCGCGGCATCCGCCATCGCCGGATCGAGTCGTCTCGTCTCGATCACCGGTCCCGCCGGGTCGGGAAAGACGACACTCCTCCGTGTCGCACGCGACGCCCTGCGCCTGCAGCGCCGGACTTTGGTTCTGGTGGCGCCCACGAAGAAGGCGGCGGTCGTCGCCGAACGCGAGGTGGGGGTCACGGCATCGAGCCTGCATGCGCTCCTCGCGGACTACGGATGGCGCTGGGAGGACGACGCGGCAGGCGGACAGCGGTGGTCGCGCCTGGGCATCGGGAAGATCGACGAGGCGACCGGCCAGCGTTACTTCGGTCCTCAGCGCTTCGTCCTTCGCCGGGGTGATCGGATCGTCGTCGACGAGGCAGGGATGGTCGATCTGCGTAGCGCGGATGCTCTCGCAAGCGTGCTCGAGGAGACCGGCGCAGGGATCGCGATGATCGGCGACCCACTGCAGGCTGCGCCCGTCGGCCATGTCGGCGCGATGGCGCTGCTCACACGCAGCGCCGACAACGTCGTCGAACTCCGGGCCGTGCATCGCTTCGCAGATTCGCAATACGGCGAGCTCACCTTGCGGTTGCGGAACGTCTCGAGCGCAGTCGCAGCAACGGCGATTGCAGCGGAGCTCGACACCGGCGGTCACATCAGTCGGGTGTCCAGCACGGATGCCGCGCACGACGCAATGGTCGACGCATGGTTCGCGCGGGTCCGTTGCGGCGAGCGGTTGGCGCTCGTCGTCGCAACCAACGACGACGCAGACGCCATCAGCGAGGCGATCCAGCAACGCCGGCTCGACGCCGGCGAACTGACGGCGGACGCCGTCGCACTCGGTCGCGGTGGGCAACGGATGCTCGTCGGCGACGTCATCCAGACGCGGCGCAACGATCGCGCCGCCGACGTGCAGAATCGCGCGACATGGATCATCACCAGCATCGACGACGATCGACTCTCGCTCGCCAACCTCGCCGATTCGACGGAGCAACGTACGATCCGCGCCGAGTACGCGGCCGAGAGCGCACACCTCGCCTACGCGTCGACCGTGCACGGCATCCAGGGCGAGACGGTGGACACGTCGATCGTCGGACCCGGCGTCGATGCCGCCGGTCTCTACGTCGGACTAACCCGCGGGCGAGGGTGGAACGAGGCGATCGTGGTTGCAGGGTCGGCGGATGCTGCCCGTGCAGAGCTGGCCGACGCGATGCGGCGAGGAGTGCCCGAGCCGACGATCGAGGACTCTCGGCGCGCCGCGCAGATCGACCTCAGCCGGGCTGCGCGGCGTGTAGTGGCTCCGGCAGCGATGGATCCGGTGGTGCGGCCAGCGGCGAGCCGGGGAGGGCCCGGAATGTAG
- the narI gene encoding respiratory nitrate reductase subunit gamma has protein sequence MSFILWVAVPYAAIAVFIVGHVWRYRYDKFGWTTRSSQTYENRLLRWGSPMFHLGILMVIAGHVVGLLVPREWLYAIGVSEEIYHFGATTLGTLAAVLTLAGLAILIYRRRTVGPVFLATTVMDKVMYVFLAATLGFGTLATVVYQVFGGGFHYRETISPWIRSILFFQPQPELMTEVPLLFQLHVLTAFALIALWPFTRLVHVFSAPIGYLFRPYIVYRSRDDGRGARTPRRGWDPVEAPDPERLRKL, from the coding sequence ATGTCGTTCATCCTGTGGGTGGCCGTGCCGTATGCGGCGATCGCCGTCTTCATCGTCGGTCACGTCTGGCGCTATCGGTATGACAAGTTCGGCTGGACCACCCGTTCGAGCCAGACGTATGAGAACCGCCTCCTGCGGTGGGGATCCCCGATGTTCCATCTCGGCATCCTGATGGTGATCGCAGGACACGTGGTGGGTCTGCTCGTGCCCCGGGAGTGGCTCTACGCGATCGGTGTCTCCGAGGAGATCTACCACTTCGGCGCCACGACCCTGGGAACGCTTGCCGCCGTGCTCACGCTCGCCGGTCTCGCCATCCTGATCTACCGGCGCCGCACCGTCGGACCCGTCTTCCTGGCCACGACGGTCATGGACAAGGTCATGTACGTCTTCCTCGCAGCCACGCTCGGGTTCGGCACGCTCGCGACCGTCGTCTACCAGGTGTTCGGCGGCGGCTTCCATTACCGCGAGACGATCTCTCCGTGGATCCGCAGCATCCTGTTCTTCCAGCCCCAGCCGGAGCTCATGACGGAAGTTCCGCTCCTGTTCCAGCTGCACGTGCTCACGGCTTTCGCGCTGATCGCGCTGTGGCCGTTCACCCGCCTGGTGCACGTGTTCTCCGCGCCGATCGGCTATCTCTTCCGCCCCTACATCGTGTACCGGTCACGTGACGACGGTCGCGGCGCGCGCACCCCGCGACGCGGGTGGGACCCCGTGGAGGCGCCTGACCCGGAGCGCCTCCGAAAGCTCTGA
- a CDS encoding tyrosine-type recombinase/integrase — MGTIEAYETARGKRYRVRYRTPDHRQTDKRGFRTKREADLFLATVEVSKATGEYIEPARARTTIAELGPGWLEAKRSRLKPSSYRAIDDAWRVYVVPRWGTTPVSAISHSDVRTWVSQLAAGTAKSNRRDHIRTRGQAARPKSATVVIRAHGVLASVLDIAVKDRRIPHNPARGVDNLPRKHRKAHRYLSHEQIERLATASGEYSTLVYLASYTGLRWGELTALRVRDVDALRRRLAVNENAVRVGAEIHVGSPKTHELRSVPYPEFLELPIAKMCEGKARDGLLFGDGVDYLGRPRSSGASRSWFMTALDAAGLERMTVHDLRHTAASLAISSGANVKAVQRMLGHASAAMTLDVYADLFDDDLDTVSVSLNEARRAAIAR, encoded by the coding sequence GTGGGGACCATTGAGGCGTACGAGACCGCGCGAGGCAAGCGATATCGCGTCCGCTACCGGACGCCCGATCACCGGCAGACCGACAAACGAGGCTTTCGCACGAAGCGCGAGGCCGACCTCTTTCTCGCCACTGTCGAAGTGTCCAAGGCGACAGGGGAGTACATCGAGCCCGCCCGGGCCCGCACCACCATCGCCGAGCTCGGTCCCGGATGGCTCGAGGCCAAGCGCTCACGGCTGAAGCCGTCGAGTTATCGCGCGATCGATGACGCGTGGCGCGTTTATGTCGTTCCTCGGTGGGGCACGACGCCCGTGTCGGCCATTTCCCATAGCGACGTGCGCACTTGGGTGTCTCAGCTGGCGGCCGGCACCGCCAAATCCAACCGGCGGGACCACATCCGCACGCGCGGGCAGGCCGCGCGCCCGAAGAGCGCGACGGTCGTCATCCGCGCTCACGGGGTGCTCGCATCCGTGCTCGACATCGCGGTCAAAGACCGCCGCATCCCGCACAACCCCGCTCGCGGCGTTGACAACCTTCCCCGTAAGCATCGCAAGGCGCACCGGTACCTCAGCCACGAGCAGATCGAACGTCTCGCAACGGCATCGGGCGAGTACTCGACCCTCGTGTACCTCGCCTCATACACGGGACTGCGCTGGGGAGAGCTGACTGCCCTGCGGGTGCGTGATGTGGATGCGCTGCGACGGCGGCTCGCCGTGAATGAGAACGCTGTCCGTGTCGGTGCGGAAATCCACGTCGGATCGCCAAAGACGCACGAGCTGCGTTCCGTCCCGTACCCGGAGTTCCTTGAGCTGCCGATCGCAAAAATGTGCGAGGGCAAGGCGCGCGACGGCCTGCTCTTCGGCGACGGCGTCGACTACCTCGGTCGTCCGCGCTCGTCGGGCGCATCGCGGTCGTGGTTCATGACCGCGCTCGACGCGGCGGGACTCGAGCGGATGACCGTGCACGATCTCCGCCACACCGCCGCGTCACTCGCGATCAGCTCGGGGGCCAACGTCAAGGCAGTGCAACGGATGCTGGGGCATGCGTCTGCGGCGATGACCCTCGATGTGTACGCCGATCTGTTCGACGACGACCTCGACACTGTCTCCGTTTCGCTGAATGAAGCCCGGAGAGCTGCGATCGCCCGCTGA
- a CDS encoding helix-turn-helix domain-containing protein, whose product MDTDDEWLTLPQAATLMRMTRAAIAQMRYRGDGPTFYRLSAKTILYKRAEVLAWMESRACTRTDDVLAST is encoded by the coding sequence ATGGATACCGATGACGAATGGCTCACTCTCCCCCAGGCCGCGACCCTCATGCGCATGACGAGAGCCGCGATCGCACAGATGCGGTACCGCGGCGACGGCCCGACGTTCTACCGACTGTCGGCGAAGACGATCCTCTACAAGCGCGCCGAAGTGCTCGCATGGATGGAGAGCCGCGCGTGCACGCGAACGGATGACGTGCTCGCTTCGACGTAA
- a CDS encoding Fic family protein encodes MTSPGPATTWPALKWEDQTWFPNTAWAGAGLDDYGARYRSAIPAMIAELSPDTSPTAASLADVASRELSRLDAELGGRVASFAPVLLRSEAASSSQIENITASARAIFSAELGAKTSRNAELVTANTRAMTAAIGLADDVTPDSIARMHEVLMAGQSRHTPGRWRDEAVWIGTRSDSPVDAEFVAPHHSRIEGLLDDVTDFARRLDVAPLVSVAVTHAQFETIHPFSDGNGRTGRAFAQALLRFRGVTRNVAVPVSAGLLADVEGYHRALTAYREGDVSPIVTSFADAALRAVGNTRTLVAELDEIRAGWNNRLAVRRSSNAWKLLDILLRRPVLTSAAAAAELGVQQPNVYPPLTALVDVGILKSKAEHKLGPFWRSDEVLAALDRFARRAGRREAP; translated from the coding sequence ATGACTTCGCCAGGTCCCGCCACGACGTGGCCCGCGCTCAAGTGGGAAGACCAGACCTGGTTCCCCAACACGGCGTGGGCAGGTGCTGGTCTTGACGACTACGGCGCCCGATACCGTTCGGCGATCCCCGCGATGATCGCGGAGCTCAGCCCCGACACTTCGCCTACGGCCGCGTCCTTGGCGGATGTGGCCTCGCGCGAGCTGAGTCGACTGGACGCGGAGCTCGGCGGACGCGTGGCGTCGTTCGCACCGGTTCTGTTGCGGTCCGAGGCGGCATCGTCGTCGCAGATCGAGAACATCACGGCGTCCGCCCGTGCGATCTTCAGCGCCGAGCTCGGTGCGAAGACGAGCCGCAATGCGGAGCTGGTTACGGCTAATACCCGCGCGATGACGGCGGCGATCGGTCTCGCAGACGACGTGACACCTGATTCGATCGCCCGCATGCACGAGGTGCTGATGGCGGGGCAATCCCGGCACACTCCCGGGCGCTGGCGCGACGAGGCGGTGTGGATCGGTACGCGCAGCGACTCACCGGTCGACGCCGAGTTCGTCGCGCCGCATCATTCGCGCATCGAGGGACTACTCGACGACGTCACCGACTTTGCACGACGGTTGGATGTCGCGCCGCTCGTTTCAGTGGCGGTCACTCATGCTCAGTTCGAGACGATCCACCCGTTCTCCGACGGCAACGGCCGCACCGGACGGGCATTCGCGCAAGCGCTGCTGAGATTCCGCGGCGTGACGCGGAACGTCGCTGTGCCCGTTTCAGCGGGGCTCCTCGCCGACGTCGAGGGCTACCATCGCGCGCTCACGGCGTATCGAGAAGGTGATGTCTCCCCGATCGTCACGTCATTTGCGGATGCCGCACTGCGCGCCGTGGGCAACACACGGACGCTGGTAGCCGAGCTCGACGAGATCCGCGCGGGCTGGAACAACCGCCTCGCGGTCCGCCGCTCAAGCAATGCGTGGAAGCTCCTGGACATCCTCCTCCGACGACCGGTACTCACCTCAGCCGCCGCCGCTGCCGAACTCGGCGTCCAGCAGCCGAACGTCTATCCGCCTCTCACCGCACTCGTCGATGTCGGCATCCTGAAATCAAAAGCAGAACACAAGCTCGGACCGTTCTGGCGGAGCGACGAAGTGCTCGCCGCCCTCGACCGGTTCGCCCGGCGGGCCGGGCGGCGCGAAGCACCATAA
- a CDS encoding LysM domain-containing protein, whose amino-acid sequence MNLAAKITTGVAVLVVGGLVALAVPTVSGAYSEMSSWAIFQPTEEPTVEPASAEDDPIGKKMIDELGDGYVYVGNGTAIPKGSPAGCEDPAWLNLGGMSASLSGDLVDRGGRDLAAGTAGLDDDGRIVTYTVAPGDALYAIGDRFCIANALTIATLNHTRTIQPGEVLLLHPDGSIPWIPYFNPDDAPGGYQQIPYQLAVEAMSAAAHADDLDAMRTIFADDLSSLFPNPAHAEVIAQALDAGDLDVLRQMFA is encoded by the coding sequence ATGAACCTCGCCGCCAAGATCACCACGGGCGTCGCCGTGCTCGTGGTCGGCGGCCTCGTCGCGCTCGCTGTGCCGACTGTATCGGGCGCGTACTCTGAGATGTCGTCCTGGGCGATCTTCCAGCCGACCGAGGAGCCGACCGTCGAGCCAGCGTCCGCGGAGGACGACCCGATCGGCAAGAAGATGATCGATGAGCTTGGCGACGGCTACGTCTACGTCGGGAACGGCACCGCAATCCCAAAGGGCAGCCCTGCCGGGTGCGAGGACCCGGCCTGGCTCAACCTCGGCGGAATGAGCGCGAGCCTGAGCGGGGACCTGGTAGACCGGGGCGGACGGGACCTTGCCGCGGGCACCGCGGGCCTGGACGACGACGGCCGGATCGTGACCTACACCGTCGCGCCCGGTGACGCGCTGTACGCGATCGGTGATCGGTTCTGCATCGCGAACGCACTCACGATCGCGACCCTCAACCACACGCGGACGATCCAGCCCGGCGAGGTGCTGCTACTCCACCCTGACGGCTCCATCCCGTGGATTCCGTACTTCAACCCCGACGACGCGCCTGGCGGGTACCAGCAGATTCCGTACCAGCTCGCGGTCGAGGCGATGAGCGCTGCGGCCCACGCGGACGACCTCGACGCCATGCGCACGATCTTCGCCGACGACCTGTCCAGCCTGTTCCCGAACCCGGCCCACGCCGAGGTGATCGCGCAGGCGCTCGACGCCGGCGACCTCGACGTTCTGCGCCAGATGTTCGCGTAG
- the narJ gene encoding nitrate reductase molybdenum cofactor assembly chaperone — MMRTPFTSPGQATTVTRVTPRSGLPPELPSLRLSEEHRARTHMLVSLLLDYPDAAWFRRLHALRDHLVGLPPEIRSPLTQFIDSAEQAGETAWQRLYVTTFDLKRKCSLYISYYSTGDTRRRGTALVTFLEAYRAAGWEFDAADLPDYLPAVLEFSARSSSPIAGALIASHREGVEILRAALEGLDSPWALLIRVVTLSLPPIDARTRERFLDLVNEGPPTETVGLSFLGNLPTFAPVTQRGAAS, encoded by the coding sequence ATGATGCGCACCCCGTTCACGAGCCCGGGTCAGGCCACGACCGTCACCCGGGTGACCCCCCGGTCGGGACTCCCCCCAGAACTGCCGTCCCTGCGACTGTCGGAAGAGCACCGGGCGCGCACGCACATGCTCGTGTCCTTGCTGCTGGATTATCCGGATGCCGCGTGGTTCAGGCGCCTGCACGCGTTGCGCGATCATCTGGTCGGCCTGCCGCCCGAGATCCGATCGCCGCTGACGCAGTTCATCGACAGTGCCGAGCAGGCGGGCGAGACGGCATGGCAGCGGCTCTACGTGACCACGTTCGATCTGAAGCGCAAGTGCAGCCTGTACATCAGCTACTACTCGACGGGCGACACGCGCCGCCGCGGTACCGCACTCGTCACGTTCCTCGAGGCCTACCGCGCAGCCGGGTGGGAGTTCGACGCCGCCGATCTCCCCGACTATCTGCCGGCGGTCCTGGAGTTCTCCGCGAGGTCGTCCTCCCCCATCGCCGGCGCGCTCATCGCCTCCCACAGGGAGGGTGTCGAAATCCTGCGGGCTGCGCTGGAGGGCCTCGACAGCCCCTGGGCACTCCTGATCCGGGTGGTGACCCTGTCGCTTCCGCCGATCGACGCGCGCACGCGCGAGCGGTTCCTCGATCTCGTCAACGAAGGTCCGCCCACCGAGACCGTCGGATTGAGCTTCCTGGGCAATCTGCCGACGTTCGCCCCGGTCACGCAGAGGGGCGCTGCCTCGTGA